From the genome of Deinococcus sp. AJ005, one region includes:
- a CDS encoding lyase family protein gives MWHDTYLRVVLQPDYDYASEHLLPHLFDALSAHALMLDGCGVAHAGKAASLLREIRRQPFPAYDPSVEDVFFTLDRELAARDVDAAGALRTALSRNDLDMTIYRLSARLRLMRAMERVLRLRRTLLDLAAREINTVIVAYTHHQPAQPTTLAHYLTAVENVLARDTMRMLGAMTHLNISPMGAVALGGTSFPIDRTRTSELLAFDRPIENTYDAVSASDWQVEIASVITVVSTTLSRVLYDLLFWASRGLLSLADGLVQGSSVMPQKRNPVALEHARTKFSKAIGVTQSVIISSHNVPFGDINDPGPDMQPPLTSMWHDFRDGLELLIASLTNPTLNREEWLREAQQGESVVTELADVIARHTECGFREAHAHVKTLLDHLHTQGRAVSTLTAADLAAVGLDLPEAEVRSALNPAEFIARRTTFGGPAPSVMAGEIAAARERLDIDYTHHASLTTRFMNARTHLEGGSL, from the coding sequence ATGTGGCATGACACGTACCTGAGGGTGGTCTTGCAGCCCGATTACGACTACGCCAGCGAACACCTGTTGCCCCACCTCTTCGATGCCCTGAGCGCGCACGCCCTGATGCTGGACGGCTGCGGGGTGGCCCACGCGGGCAAGGCGGCCAGCCTGCTGCGCGAGATCCGCCGTCAGCCTTTTCCGGCCTACGATCCCAGCGTCGAGGACGTGTTCTTCACGCTGGACCGTGAGCTGGCCGCCCGCGACGTGGATGCGGCGGGGGCGCTGCGAACGGCGCTGTCCCGCAACGATCTGGACATGACCATCTACCGCCTGAGTGCCCGGCTGCGCCTGATGCGGGCGATGGAGCGGGTGCTGCGGCTGCGGCGCACCCTGCTGGACCTCGCCGCACGCGAGATCAACACCGTGATCGTCGCGTACACGCATCACCAGCCCGCCCAGCCCACCACGCTGGCGCACTACCTGACGGCGGTGGAAAACGTGCTGGCCCGCGACACCATGCGGATGCTGGGGGCCATGACGCACCTGAACATCAGTCCGATGGGCGCGGTGGCGCTGGGCGGCACCAGCTTCCCAATTGACCGGACACGAACATCAGAGTTGCTGGCCTTTGACCGGCCCATTGAGAACACCTACGACGCTGTGAGTGCCAGCGACTGGCAGGTGGAGATCGCCAGCGTGATCACGGTGGTGTCCACCACGCTGTCGCGCGTGTTGTATGACCTGCTGTTCTGGGCCTCGCGTGGGCTGCTGTCACTGGCCGATGGTCTGGTGCAGGGCAGCAGCGTGATGCCGCAGAAACGCAATCCGGTAGCGCTGGAACACGCCCGCACCAAGTTCAGTAAGGCCATCGGCGTGACCCAGAGCGTGATCATCTCCAGCCACAATGTTCCGTTTGGGGACATCAACGATCCCGGCCCGGACATGCAGCCCCCGCTGACCAGCATGTGGCACGACTTCCGCGACGGTCTGGAACTGCTGATCGCCTCGCTGACCAACCCCACCCTCAACCGCGAGGAATGGTTGAGGGAAGCGCAACAGGGCGAATCGGTGGTCACCGAACTGGCCGACGTGATCGCCCGGCATACGGAATGTGGGTTCCGCGAAGCCCACGCCCATGTCAAGACGCTGCTGGACCACCTGCATACCCAGGGCCGCGCCGTCAGCACCCTGACCGCCGCCGATCTGGCCGCAGTTGGACTGGACTTGCCGGAAGCCGAGGTACGAAGTGCCCTGAACCCGGCAGAATTCATCGCCCGGCGTACCACCTTTGGCGGCCCTGCCCCCTCGGTGATGGCCGGGGAAATTGCGGCGGCCCGTGAACGGCTTGACATTGATTACACCCACCACGCCAGCCTCACTACCCGATTTATGAATGCCCGCACACACCTTGAAGGAGGTTCTTTATGA
- a CDS encoding carbohydrate ABC transporter permease produces MTVTAPPKARRGGSMRRHQTRTAYTFLLVPLIFYLIVRFLPTLSALRLSLFDWNILKDTQPFVGTENYQRLFADEKFGQALRNTALYTVIGVPAQIALGLIVALLLNKIIALRGLFRALYFAPYVTPIVAAAWVWQWLFSPQFGPVNTFLIWLHITPQNFLNSPDQALATTAALVVWQNLGFQIVLFLAGLSAIPRSYYEAAEIDGANGTQAFWKITWPLLNPTIVFSVVTGTISYLQLFTQVVNLNFTDQGGPLGSTMTVALYIYQIAFGRFQMGYASAITVVLFLIILAITLFQLRFLTRRYDL; encoded by the coding sequence ATGACCGTGACCGCGCCTCCCAAAGCGCGGCGGGGCGGCTCGATGCGGCGGCACCAGACCCGCACGGCCTACACCTTCCTGCTGGTCCCCCTGATCTTCTACCTGATCGTGCGTTTCCTGCCCACCCTCTCTGCCCTGCGGCTGAGCCTGTTCGACTGGAACATCCTCAAAGACACCCAGCCCTTCGTCGGCACCGAGAACTATCAGCGGTTGTTCGCCGACGAGAAGTTCGGTCAAGCGCTGCGGAACACCGCGCTGTACACCGTCATCGGCGTCCCAGCGCAGATCGCGCTGGGACTGATCGTGGCCCTGCTCCTGAACAAGATCATCGCGTTGCGCGGGCTGTTCCGGGCGCTGTACTTCGCCCCCTACGTCACCCCCATCGTGGCCGCCGCGTGGGTCTGGCAGTGGCTGTTCAGCCCGCAATTCGGTCCGGTCAACACCTTTTTGATCTGGCTGCACATCACCCCGCAGAACTTTCTCAACTCCCCGGATCAGGCGCTGGCCACCACGGCGGCGCTGGTGGTGTGGCAGAACCTGGGCTTTCAGATCGTGCTGTTCCTGGCCGGGTTGTCGGCCATTCCCCGCAGTTATTACGAGGCTGCCGAGATCGACGGTGCGAACGGCACCCAGGCGTTCTGGAAGATCACCTGGCCGCTGCTCAATCCCACCATCGTGTTCAGCGTGGTGACCGGGACCATTTCTTACCTGCAACTGTTCACGCAGGTGGTCAACCTGAACTTCACCGATCAGGGGGGACCGCTGGGCAGCACCATGACGGTGGCGCTGTACATCTATCAGATCGCGTTCGGACGCTTCCAGATGGGGTATGCCTCGGCCATCACGGTGGTGCTGTTCCTGATCATCCTGGCCATCACCCTGTTCCAACTGCGCTTCCTGACCCGGCGGTATGACCTATGA
- a CDS encoding S9 family peptidase, with protein sequence MSNPIPGPDSLLALAFPSDPQISPDGQRVAFVLARVEEEDPQKPDKEFAKPRYKTHLWLSDGGPATQLTQGEGRDSSPRWSPDGATLAFVRASKGQGGQLHLLPVNGGEARPVTEFKGAVQDLQFSPDGRSLAFLSTGDDEDKRDERGEARVITRPRYRFNGRDWLPERPARLWHYDIGADKLSEWHAPETEINSYAWQPDSGGVLFVSSTDELRATQGQQEVYRLPLNGTPEQVTHWNSGIGTLILHPDGGRFVLVGRPEGKGSPENSHLFLVEADGSWRRLDEQHDHGVGNMVGGDCHVGALPEKPVWLDDKTLLFSSTVRGSCGLFRVTLDGKVTAQDHDAQAVIPSFTASGSSVALIRERADRFPEVELNGKTVTALHDRLTFPVRTPERVTFQNELGEGEGWALLPEGEAKVPAILTIHGGPHTDYGHAFMHEFQLFAARGYGVCYSNPRGSAGYGQAWVDEIHGRWGGPDMDDLINFFDRCLEACPRLDGSRSAVMGGSYGGFMTNWITGHTTRFQAAITDRSICNLLSFGGTSDIGLRFWDDELGLNFHRRADALKLWDLSPLQYVEDVKTPTLIVHSVLDHRCPIEQAEQWYAALTLHGVPARFVRFPEENHELSRAGRPDRRIKRLEEYLGWLEQWLKE encoded by the coding sequence ATGTCCAATCCAATACCCGGCCCCGATAGCCTGCTCGCCCTGGCCTTTCCCTCCGATCCACAGATCAGCCCGGACGGACAGCGCGTCGCCTTCGTGCTGGCGCGGGTGGAAGAGGAAGACCCCCAGAAACCGGATAAGGAATTTGCGAAGCCGCGCTACAAGACCCACCTGTGGCTCAGTGACGGCGGCCCGGCAACGCAGCTCACCCAGGGCGAGGGCCGCGACAGCTCGCCGCGCTGGTCCCCGGACGGGGCAACGCTGGCCTTCGTGCGTGCCAGTAAGGGACAGGGTGGACAGCTTCATCTGCTGCCAGTGAACGGCGGCGAGGCCCGGCCCGTGACCGAATTCAAGGGGGCCGTGCAGGACCTGCAATTCAGCCCCGACGGGCGTTCTCTAGCCTTTCTCAGCACGGGCGACGACGAGGACAAACGCGACGAACGCGGCGAGGCCCGCGTGATCACCCGCCCGCGCTACCGCTTCAATGGGCGCGACTGGCTGCCCGAACGCCCGGCCCGGTTGTGGCACTACGACATCGGAGCCGACAAATTGAGCGAATGGCATGCGCCCGAAACTGAGATCAACAGTTACGCCTGGCAGCCAGATTCGGGCGGCGTGCTGTTCGTCTCCAGCACCGACGAACTGAGGGCCACCCAGGGCCAGCAGGAGGTCTACCGCCTGCCCCTGAACGGCACACCCGAACAGGTCACACACTGGAATTCGGGCATCGGGACGCTGATTCTGCACCCGGACGGGGGACGATTCGTGCTGGTGGGCCGCCCCGAAGGCAAGGGCAGCCCGGAAAACAGCCACCTGTTTCTGGTGGAGGCAGACGGCTCGTGGCGACGCCTGGACGAGCAGCACGATCACGGCGTGGGCAACATGGTGGGCGGCGACTGCCATGTGGGGGCGCTGCCCGAAAAACCCGTCTGGTTGGACGACAAGACTTTGCTGTTCTCCAGCACGGTGCGTGGCAGTTGCGGCCTGTTCCGGGTCACGCTGGACGGCAAGGTCACGGCGCAGGACCATGACGCTCAGGCCGTCATTCCGTCCTTCACGGCATCTGGCAGCAGCGTGGCGCTGATTCGTGAGCGGGCTGACCGTTTCCCCGAAGTGGAGTTGAACGGCAAGACGGTGACGGCCCTGCATGACCGCCTGACCTTCCCGGTCCGCACACCAGAGCGCGTGACCTTCCAGAACGAACTGGGCGAGGGCGAGGGCTGGGCGCTGCTGCCGGAGGGCGAGGCGAAGGTTCCCGCCATCCTGACCATTCACGGCGGCCCGCACACCGATTACGGCCACGCCTTCATGCACGAATTCCAACTGTTCGCGGCACGGGGTTATGGCGTGTGCTACAGCAATCCACGCGGCAGCGCAGGCTATGGGCAGGCGTGGGTGGATGAGATTCACGGGCGCTGGGGCGGCCCTGACATGGACGATCTGATCAACTTCTTTGACCGCTGCCTGGAAGCCTGCCCGCGCCTGGACGGCAGCCGCAGCGCCGTGATGGGCGGCAGCTACGGCGGATTCATGACCAACTGGATCACAGGGCACACCACGCGCTTTCAGGCGGCGATTACAGACCGCAGCATCTGCAATCTGCTGTCCTTTGGCGGCACTTCAGACATCGGGCTGCGTTTCTGGGACGACGAACTGGGTCTGAACTTCCACCGCCGCGCCGACGCCCTGAAGCTGTGGGACCTCAGCCCGCTGCAATACGTAGAGGACGTGAAAACCCCCACGCTGATCGTGCATAGCGTGCTAGACCACCGCTGCCCCATCGAGCAGGCTGAGCAGTGGTACGCCGCGCTGACCCTGCATGGCGTCCCGGCGCGCTTCGTGCGCTTCCCGGAGGAAAACCACGAGCTGTCCCGCGCGGGCCGCCCGGACCGCCGGATCAAGCGACTGGAGGAATACCTGGGCTGGCTGGAGCAGTGGCTAAAGGAGTAG
- a CDS encoding NEW3 domain-containing protein yields MKKRYLSSLMLSLLIGAASAQTTSAPAAPNPIQSGPGSYGGTVSGMDLMDVDLMFIGAHPDDDGGVGGILARYLLDGGYKGTVVTLTGGEGGGNATGRETGRALGLIREEEERRSLAMLGVNSPHFLGLRDFYFTLSAEETLAKWGGPAFVCDVVRLVRLRRPEVLVTMWPGPGTHGQHQMAARAATLAYATAGDPATCPEQLKEGLQVFTPLKLYYYPNSAEDATVKIPTDDVSRTARIRYSDLKNVAQFNYRSQGWDTFSTLPAKTSNPESFMLVASRVPTPAQETSLMGGALTASGSSPAGVKLEVQPAAYDIGAGQAAPVTVKLTNTTSKDMTGVTLALNAPDGWKVSAAPAARTLKPGESASATFQVTAPANAAAQRSEVTGSYRAAQDGQAITGRAGNFVRPLPAVVATFAPTFDVAAYQDFARQTGTDWVIGSLPTRLALALGQKTPVNVTVTNRSKAAVNGKVDLKMPAGVTLSGDTAYQLAAGQSKTLTFQMEAVAAALPAGRQSALLPVSLSTGNFTDTANAYVLPSLTIPRLSKAPVIDGDLGDMSAGADGQIGPEDLWWRTKPDNAADASAKFKLGYDDTYLYVGMNVKDELVACNIAPDDIKAQLRSDAIGITVDPSGDSKDTGTTMQAAAFPCTTDGFGARGFRDADANQGVMEETAPGMQVASKKVDGGYDIEFRLPWAAMPKVPKAGDTIGLNLVMYDGDQADARVGANISQSGLAWASFSWGGKQALPYLWPRVTLGK; encoded by the coding sequence ATGAAGAAACGGTACTTATCCAGCTTGATGCTTTCCCTGCTCATTGGTGCGGCCAGCGCGCAGACCACCTCTGCGCCTGCCGCCCCCAACCCCATCCAGAGTGGCCCTGGCAGCTACGGCGGCACGGTCAGCGGCATGGACCTGATGGACGTCGACCTGATGTTCATCGGCGCGCACCCGGACGACGATGGTGGCGTGGGCGGCATCCTGGCTCGCTACCTGCTGGACGGCGGTTACAAGGGCACGGTGGTCACCCTGACCGGCGGCGAGGGCGGCGGCAACGCCACGGGCCGTGAAACAGGCCGCGCCCTGGGTCTGATCCGCGAGGAGGAGGAACGCCGCTCGCTGGCGATGCTGGGCGTCAACAGCCCGCATTTCCTGGGCTTGCGCGACTTCTATTTCACGCTGTCCGCCGAGGAAACCCTGGCCAAGTGGGGCGGCCCGGCCTTCGTGTGCGATGTGGTGCGGCTGGTGCGCCTGCGCCGTCCCGAAGTTCTCGTGACCATGTGGCCTGGCCCCGGCACGCACGGCCAGCACCAGATGGCTGCCCGCGCCGCCACGCTGGCCTACGCCACGGCGGGCGATCCGGCCACCTGCCCGGAACAGCTTAAAGAGGGCTTGCAGGTCTTCACGCCTCTCAAGCTGTACTACTACCCCAACAGCGCTGAGGACGCCACCGTCAAGATTCCCACCGACGACGTGTCGCGCACCGCCCGGATTCGCTACTCGGACCTCAAGAACGTCGCGCAGTTCAACTACCGCTCGCAGGGCTGGGACACCTTCTCCACGCTGCCCGCCAAGACCTCTAACCCGGAATCGTTCATGCTGGTGGCCTCGCGCGTGCCCACCCCGGCCCAGGAAACCTCATTGATGGGCGGCGCACTCACGGCCAGCGGTTCCTCTCCTGCTGGTGTGAAGCTGGAAGTGCAGCCCGCCGCCTATGACATCGGTGCGGGACAGGCCGCCCCCGTGACCGTCAAACTGACCAACACCACCAGCAAGGACATGACCGGCGTCACGCTGGCCCTGAACGCGCCGGACGGCTGGAAAGTTTCAGCGGCCCCAGCGGCCAGGACCCTGAAGCCCGGCGAGTCGGCCAGCGCCACCTTCCAGGTCACGGCTCCGGCGAATGCGGCGGCCCAGCGCAGTGAAGTGACGGGCAGCTACCGCGCCGCGCAGGACGGCCAGGCCATCACGGGTCGCGCCGGTAATTTCGTGCGCCCGCTGCCCGCCGTTGTCGCCACCTTCGCCCCCACCTTTGATGTCGCCGCGTATCAGGACTTCGCCCGACAGACCGGCACCGACTGGGTCATCGGCTCGCTGCCCACCCGACTGGCACTGGCGCTGGGGCAGAAGACCCCCGTGAACGTGACGGTGACCAACCGCAGCAAGGCCGCCGTGAACGGCAAGGTGGACCTGAAGATGCCCGCTGGCGTCACGCTGTCGGGCGATACGGCCTATCAACTGGCCGCCGGACAGAGCAAGACGCTGACCTTCCAGATGGAAGCTGTGGCCGCCGCGCTGCCCGCCGGACGCCAGAGTGCCCTGCTGCCCGTCAGCCTCAGCACTGGTAACTTCACCGACACGGCCAATGCCTACGTCCTGCCCAGTCTGACCATCCCGCGCCTGAGCAAAGCGCCCGTGATCGACGGTGATCTGGGCGACATGTCGGCGGGCGCAGACGGCCAGATCGGCCCGGAAGACCTGTGGTGGCGGACCAAGCCCGACAACGCGGCGGACGCCAGCGCCAAGTTCAAACTCGGTTATGACGACACGTACCTGTACGTGGGCATGAACGTCAAGGATGAGCTGGTGGCCTGCAACATCGCCCCGGACGACATCAAGGCTCAGCTCCGCTCGGATGCGATTGGCATCACCGTCGATCCCAGCGGCGACAGCAAGGACACCGGCACCACCATGCAGGCGGCGGCCTTTCCCTGCACCACGGACGGCTTCGGAGCGCGCGGCTTCCGCGACGCCGACGCCAACCAGGGCGTGATGGAAGAAACGGCCCCCGGTATGCAGGTGGCCTCCAAGAAGGTGGACGGCGGCTATGACATCGAGTTCCGCCTGCCCTGGGCCGCCATGCCCAAGGTGCCCAAAGCGGGCGACACGATTGGCCTGAATCTGGTGATGTACGACGGCGATCAGGCCGACGCCCGCGTGGGCGCCAACATCAGCCAGAGCGGGCTGGCATGGGCCTCGTTCTCGTGGGGCGGCAAGCAGGCGCTGCCTTACCTGTGGCCACGCGTCACGCTGGGTAAGTAA
- a CDS encoding carbohydrate ABC transporter permease: protein MTTTLDKPDTRETAGDPRPQRRLNTPMLLAYLVLTVGIVVTLFPFMWMLLTSLKSFQELFNLSFLPESPTLDNYRQVLLETKFIQWFGNSLLVAGVTTATVLFFDSMVGYTLAKFDFPGKNLIFILILSTLMIPTEMLVIPWFVGVSDIHLTGSVPGAYFAIMFPGLMSAFGVFLMRQFFETLPDDLLEAARIDGMSEFGIFWRIALPLVRPALASLAIFTFLGNWNAFLWPLIVIQRPEFRTLPVGTALFNGEAGTQWGLIMAASSLAVIPVLIVFAIFQKQIIEGIVLTGMKG, encoded by the coding sequence ATGACCACGACACTGGACAAACCTGACACCCGTGAAACGGCGGGCGATCCTCGCCCGCAGCGCCGCCTCAACACGCCGATGCTGCTGGCCTACCTCGTGCTGACCGTGGGCATCGTGGTCACGCTGTTTCCCTTCATGTGGATGCTCCTGACCAGCCTCAAGAGCTTTCAGGAACTGTTCAACCTGAGCTTTCTGCCCGAATCGCCCACCCTGGACAACTACCGCCAGGTCCTGCTGGAAACCAAGTTCATCCAGTGGTTCGGCAACAGCCTGCTGGTGGCCGGGGTCACCACCGCCACCGTGCTGTTCTTCGACTCGATGGTGGGCTACACCCTGGCCAAGTTCGACTTTCCCGGCAAGAACCTCATCTTCATCCTGATCCTGTCCACGCTGATGATCCCCACCGAGATGCTGGTTATCCCGTGGTTCGTGGGGGTCAGCGACATCCACCTGACCGGGAGTGTGCCGGGAGCCTACTTTGCGATCATGTTCCCCGGCCTGATGAGTGCGTTCGGGGTCTTTCTGATGCGGCAGTTCTTTGAGACGCTGCCCGATGACCTGCTGGAAGCGGCGCGCATCGACGGCATGAGCGAGTTCGGAATCTTCTGGCGGATCGCTTTGCCGCTGGTTCGCCCGGCGCTGGCCAGTCTGGCCATCTTCACCTTTCTGGGCAACTGGAACGCGTTCCTGTGGCCGCTGATCGTGATCCAGAGACCGGAGTTCCGCACGCTGCCAGTGGGCACCGCGCTGTTTAACGGGGAGGCGGGAACGCAGTGGGGGCTGATCATGGCGGCCAGCAGTCTGGCGGTGATTCCGGTGCTGATCGTGTTCGCCATCTTCCAGAAGCAGATTATCGAGGGCATTGTTTTGACCGGGATGAAGGGATGA
- a CDS encoding M20 family metallopeptidase, with protein sequence MSSPSARSDLQPDLKAMLSDLRTLVDIESPSTDLAAICRVMDVVEHWALDLGAETHALPGGTRLFNFGTVYDEQPILVLAHADTVWPHGTLQTMPWREDGDRLYGPGTYDMKAGIVGLFHALRALNHQWPRGGVQVLLSPDEETGSASSRAYIETAARNARAVLVVEPPVADSHNLKTGRKGTGHFSLHFQGVASHAGNKPEEGASAITAAAKAVLEVQALARPEIGTTISVGLIRGGSAVNVVPAECVLDIDLRVSTLAEAERITAAVQALTPDDPRVKLTILGGLNRPPFEQGDGSLGLFEQAQTAAQSLGFTLGHESVGGGSDGNFTAPLSPTLDGLGAPGDGAHASHEHIRLDRWPDHVRLLTRLLQEV encoded by the coding sequence ATGTCATCCCCATCTGCTCGATCTGACCTGCAACCTGACCTTAAGGCCATGCTCAGCGACCTGCGAACCCTGGTGGACATCGAGTCGCCGTCCACCGATCTGGCGGCGATCTGCCGAGTCATGGACGTAGTCGAACACTGGGCACTCGATCTGGGCGCGGAAACGCACGCGCTGCCCGGCGGCACCCGCCTGTTCAACTTCGGGACCGTCTATGACGAACAGCCGATTCTGGTGCTGGCCCACGCCGATACCGTCTGGCCGCACGGCACGCTGCAAACGATGCCCTGGCGCGAGGATGGAGACCGCCTGTACGGCCCCGGAACCTATGACATGAAGGCCGGAATCGTCGGCCTGTTTCATGCGCTGCGTGCCCTGAACCACCAGTGGCCCAGGGGCGGCGTGCAGGTGCTGCTCTCGCCGGACGAGGAAACGGGCAGTGCCAGCAGCCGCGCGTACATCGAGACCGCCGCCCGCAATGCCCGCGCCGTGCTGGTGGTGGAACCCCCGGTGGCCGACAGCCACAACCTCAAGACCGGGCGCAAGGGCACCGGCCACTTCTCGCTGCACTTCCAGGGCGTCGCCAGCCACGCTGGAAACAAGCCGGAGGAGGGAGCCAGCGCCATTACGGCAGCCGCGAAGGCCGTGCTGGAAGTTCAGGCCCTGGCTCGCCCGGAGATCGGCACCACCATCAGCGTCGGGCTGATCCGGGGGGGCAGCGCCGTCAACGTGGTGCCCGCCGAGTGCGTGCTGGACATTGATCTGCGGGTTTCCACACTGGCCGAGGCCGAGCGCATCACGGCGGCGGTGCAGGCCCTGACCCCGGACGATCCACGCGTCAAGCTGACCATTCTGGGCGGCCTGAACCGTCCCCCTTTCGAGCAGGGCGACGGCAGCCTGGGGCTGTTCGAGCAGGCGCAGACCGCTGCGCAGAGCCTGGGCTTCACGCTGGGCCACGAATCTGTGGGCGGCGGCAGCGACGGCAACTTCACCGCGCCGCTCTCGCCCACGCTGGATGGCCTGGGCGCACCCGGCGACGGCGCGCACGCCAGCCACGAACACATCCGTCTGGACCGCTGGCCGGACCATGTGCGCCTGCTGACCCGCCTGCTGCAAGAGGTCTGA
- a CDS encoding ROK family protein produces MGQPRELRRLNRRAVTQLLFSGSGLTRPQLADQTGLSKVTVNVVVQELLNHGIAQLSMSSDQGVGRTPQRVELRPQVGAILAVDLQPTQIYTQLSGLAGGAPRKQQVDCAEADLTDALLDVFAGALADAAYGPLCHVLIGLPAPVDPQGRVREPNVTHHLDVQRVTAFLDAAGVTYAFANDANLVALAATRETPGWSHVAVLVERPSGTGMGLLLGGELYRGMHGRAGEIGRSRWPGPLGAEPLESLPSPERLEATAFMLAGLVHTLDLQHVVLGMPKDRATALQDKLSVLLDLSITIHLLPDVGDAVLRGAALLARQQAHEHLLARVEDLGREKPDVA; encoded by the coding sequence ATGGGTCAGCCGCGTGAGCTTCGGCGTCTTAACCGCCGTGCCGTCACACAATTGTTGTTTTCAGGAAGTGGGCTGACACGCCCGCAGCTTGCCGATCAGACAGGTCTCTCTAAGGTCACCGTCAACGTCGTGGTCCAGGAGTTGCTGAATCACGGCATCGCCCAGTTGTCCATGTCATCCGATCAGGGCGTGGGCCGCACCCCCCAGCGGGTAGAGTTGCGCCCGCAGGTGGGCGCGATCCTGGCCGTCGATCTCCAGCCCACCCAGATCTACACCCAGCTCAGCGGTCTGGCGGGCGGCGCTCCCAGAAAACAGCAGGTCGATTGCGCTGAAGCGGATCTCACCGACGCGCTTCTGGACGTCTTTGCTGGGGCACTGGCCGATGCGGCTTACGGGCCGCTCTGCCACGTCCTGATCGGCCTTCCAGCGCCCGTCGATCCGCAGGGCCGCGTTCGGGAACCCAATGTCACACACCACCTCGACGTGCAGCGTGTCACGGCTTTCCTGGACGCCGCCGGGGTGACCTACGCCTTTGCAAACGATGCGAACCTCGTTGCGCTGGCTGCCACCCGCGAGACTCCTGGCTGGAGTCACGTTGCGGTGCTGGTCGAGCGGCCCAGCGGCACAGGGATGGGCCTGCTGCTGGGCGGCGAACTCTACCGGGGGATGCACGGACGCGCCGGAGAAATCGGGCGCTCGCGCTGGCCCGGCCCCCTTGGTGCGGAGCCGCTGGAAAGCCTGCCCAGCCCCGAACGCCTGGAGGCCACGGCGTTCATGCTGGCCGGACTCGTCCATACCCTCGACTTGCAACACGTCGTTCTCGGCATGCCGAAAGACCGTGCTACTGCGTTGCAGGACAAGCTGAGCGTGCTGCTGGACCTGTCGATTACCATCCATCTGCTGCCGGATGTGGGGGACGCCGTCCTGCGCGGCGCGGCCCTGCTGGCCCGGCAACAGGCGCACGAACACCTGCTGGCGCGTGTGGAAGACTTGGGAAGGGAGAAACCCGATGTGGCATGA
- a CDS encoding extracellular solute-binding protein, with translation MKKLLTLALGLSLASASAAPVTLTYWQYDYASKVSAMNDLIKKFEAANPDIKIKQETFPYDAYSQKVASSVPAGQGPDVVNLYYGWLPQYVDAGYLQQLPVKDFPTATIDSTYAPMVKTSKMNGKYYALPTSVRTLAIFYNKDLFKQAGIAQPPKTWEELIADGQKIVKGTPPRYTTLGFGIQPDGQDYHVLREVLVRQFGGQPYSKDGKTATYDSAAGAKAMTFYTDLQTKYKLGVPNFFPGNNSYRDAFIAGKVGMIIDGSFAINTIKDGAKFDWGVTTLPVLASNPNEKDNFGSYWVNGITKNAKGDKLDASVKFLKFLTSAETQRYWLANVGEIPASRSLAADPSLLKDPVYGPFIASLPYASSTVFVDEAGQRKAWVDAINTVLLKGAKPADAVKQAAADEQKILNSYYK, from the coding sequence ATGAAAAAGTTACTGACACTGGCCCTCGGCCTCTCGCTCGCTTCCGCCTCCGCCGCGCCCGTCACGTTGACCTACTGGCAGTACGACTATGCCAGTAAGGTCAGCGCCATGAACGATCTGATCAAGAAGTTCGAGGCCGCCAACCCCGACATCAAGATCAAGCAGGAAACCTTCCCGTACGACGCCTATAGTCAGAAAGTCGCTTCCAGCGTTCCTGCCGGACAGGGACCGGATGTGGTCAACCTGTATTATGGCTGGCTCCCCCAGTATGTGGACGCTGGGTACCTTCAGCAGCTTCCAGTCAAGGATTTCCCGACGGCCACCATCGACAGCACCTACGCACCGATGGTGAAGACTTCCAAGATGAACGGCAAGTATTACGCCCTGCCCACCTCTGTCCGCACGCTGGCCATCTTTTACAACAAAGACCTCTTCAAGCAGGCTGGAATCGCCCAGCCGCCCAAAACCTGGGAAGAACTGATCGCAGACGGTCAGAAGATCGTCAAGGGCACGCCCCCCCGCTACACCACGCTGGGCTTCGGCATCCAGCCCGACGGCCAGGATTACCACGTCCTGCGTGAAGTGCTGGTGCGTCAGTTTGGCGGCCAGCCCTACAGCAAGGACGGCAAGACCGCCACCTATGACAGCGCGGCGGGGGCCAAGGCCATGACCTTCTACACCGATCTGCAAACCAAGTACAAGCTGGGCGTGCCCAATTTCTTCCCTGGCAACAACAGCTACCGCGACGCCTTCATCGCGGGCAAGGTGGGCATGATCATCGACGGCTCATTTGCCATCAACACCATCAAGGATGGCGCGAAGTTCGACTGGGGCGTGACGACGCTGCCCGTGCTGGCCAGCAATCCCAATGAGAAAGACAACTTCGGGTCTTACTGGGTCAACGGCATCACCAAGAACGCCAAGGGTGACAAGCTCGACGCCTCGGTGAAGTTTCTGAAGTTCCTGACCAGCGCTGAAACCCAGCGCTACTGGTTGGCAAACGTGGGAGAGATTCCCGCCAGCCGCAGTCTGGCTGCCGATCCCAGCCTGCTCAAAGACCCGGTCTATGGGCCGTTCATTGCCAGCCTGCCCTACGCGTCTTCCACCGTATTCGTGGATGAGGCCGGACAGCGCAAAGCCTGGGTGGACGCGATCAACACCGTTCTGCTGAAGGGGGCCAAGCCTGCCGACGCCGTCAAGCAGGCCGCCGCCGACGAGCAGAAGATTCTCAACAGCTACTACAAGTAA